GATTTCTCCATAGAAGGGGTTCATGATGTCATGAACGACGACACCGATGATGCCCGATCGTGATGTCCTGAGACTTGCCGCGCGGCGATTGTAGATATAGCCCAGCGCGCGGGCCTGATCCTTGATCTTCTCACGGGTATTGACGGCGACCAATGGGCTGTCGCGTAAGGCCAGAGATACGGTTGCCGTCGAAATGCCGAGCGTTTCCGCAATTGTAGAAAGCTTTATCTTTTGCGCCACGCGCGCCCTCCCCGTGAAACGCAGCCGTAACATATCCCGTTCGTTTTACGATTCCGGAATTTAAAATCTTTAATTAAAAGCTTTAATCACGCCGCGCAACACGAATTCTTGAGGATTCTCAGAATTCGTCATCATCCTCATCATCATCGCCGGCCTGGAGATTATGCTCGATTGTCTTGAGCAGCCGGACAAGCGAGCGGATATCTTTTTCCGAGAAGCCGCGGGTCGCTAGCTCATCGCAGCTCGCGGCCGAACTTTCAATCTCGCTGACGCTGTTTCGCCCCGCTTCAGTCAGATAGACCTTGGTCAGGCGGGCATCGTCCGCATCCGGCCGCCGTTCGACGAAGCCTTGCGCCTCCATGCGCCCGATCGTACGCGTCATCGTCGGCGCCTTGACGCCGAGCTTTTGCGCCAGCGTACCGGCCGGAAGACCATCATTTGCCGCGAGCGCAAGAATGACACCGTCCTGCCCGGCGTAAAGGCCGCTCGCCGTCAGGCTGCGCGTCATCACCGTGCGCATGGACCGCGCTGCCTGCGTCAAGGCCGGCGACAGATCGGCAAGCGTGTAGTCCTGGTGATCCTTCTTCTTACCTGACTTACTTTTCTTCCCGACCTTGTTCTTTTTGCCCATCGTGATTCCGTTGACCTTTTCGCCGCTAAGTCATCACGCTATGACATTGCGCAGGTTACTGACATAAACAAGAGGTACATCCTCAGATGGCGCATCCTTTGCCATGTTTCGATGACAATGATGAAACATTGACGCTCGAAGAGCGAAGAAAATGGATCGCCGTACTGCCACTTGGCGCCTATGAGCAACACGGCCCGCATTTGCCGTTCGAAACCGACGCACTCATCGCGGAAGGAATCGTCTCGCGTCTCAAGGTTGCCTTGCCGGCAAACCTCCCGGTCACGTTTCTCGCCGTCGAGCCGGTGGGCTATTCGATCGAGCATATGGATGTCGCCGGTACCCGGACGCTGGCTTTTGACGAAGCTGTTCTGCGGTGGCTCGGCATTGCCGAGCAGATGAACAATCTCGGCATCCGCAAATTCGTCATGCTGAATGCCCATGGCGGCAACTCGCCGCTGATGACCATCGTCGCAACGGAAGCGCGTGTGCGCTTCAACATGCTGGCGGTTGCCACCAGCTGGACGCGTTTCGGCGTGCCGGACGGGCTGATCGCGCCCGAGGACAAAGCCATCGACATTCACGGCGGCGATATCGAGACATCGGTCATGCTTGCCCTGCATCCGGAAAAGGTTGACATGTCGAAGGCGGCAAACTTCCCGTCACGACAATCGGAGTTCATCAAGGGCTTCAAGCATCTGCGCGCCTATGGACCTCACGCCTTCGGCTGGAAAATGGCCGATCTGAGCAGCCAGGGTGTGGCCGGCAACGCGGCCGTGGCCACGGCGGAAAAAGGCGAGTGGCTCATCGCACATGCCGTCAAGGGCCTCATCGAGCTGCTTGAAGATATCGACAGCTTCGATATGTCGACGCTGTCGTGACTATGCGGCAAACCGCCTGTCCGCAACCCAATGTGATCTTATAACATATAAAAGCCTTTGAACTGGCGTCTCCAACTCCTTATATGGATCCCGACCAATGTCTGCTCCCCGGGGCAACCTTCCATATTTCGAGGCTCCCATGACCGAAACAGCCACGCAAAAGCCCGTTCCCGTCACCGTTCTCACCGGCTATCTCGGCGCCGGCAAGACGACGCTGCTCAACCGCATCCTTTCGGAAAACCACGGCAAGAAATACGCCGTCATCGTCAACGAATTCGGCGAGATCGGCATCGACAACGACCTGATCGTCGAGTCGGATGAAGAAATCTACGAAATGAACAACGGGTGCGTCTGCTGCACCGTGCGCGGCGACCTGATCCGCGTCGTCGAAGGCCTGATGCGCCGCCCTGGCCGCTTTGACGGTATCATCGTCGAAACCACCGGCCTTGCCGATCCGGTTCCTGTCGCCCAGACCTTCTTCATGGATGACGATGTCCGCGCCAAGACCGAACTCGACGCCGTCGTAGCACTCGTCGATGCCAAGCACCTGCCGCTGCGCCTCAAGGACAGCCGCGAAGCGGAAGACCAGATCGCCTTTGCCGACGTCGTCGTCATCAACAAGTCCGATCTCGTCTCTCCGGAAGAGCTGGCTCAGATCGAAGATATCGTGCGCGCCATCAACCCGGCTGCCCGCGTCTACAAGACCACCCGTTCTGGCGTCGAGCTTGCACGCGTGCTGAACCAGGGCGCCTTCAATCTGGAACGCGCGCTGGAAAATGATCCGCATTTCCTCGAGCACGGCCACGAGGATCACGTCTGCGGTCCGGATTGCGATCATCACCATCACGACCATGATCACGATCACCACCATCATCATGACCACGATCATGATCACGACCACCATCATCATGGCCTATCGCCGATCCACGACGTCACCGTGCAGTCGGTTTCGCTGCGTGGCGGCGAGATGAACCCGGAGCGCTTCTTCCCCTGGATCCAGAAGGTTACGCAGACGCAAGGCCCGAACATTCTGCGCCTCAAGGGCATCATCGCCTTCAAGGACGACCCGGAGCGTTATGTCGTTCAGGGCGTCCACATGATCATCGAAGGCGATCACCAGCGCCCCTGGAAGGACGGCGAGAAGCATGAAAGCCGCCTCGTCTTCATCGGACGCGAACTCGACCGTGAAAAGCTGGAAGCCAGCTTCAAGGCGTGCGAGGCGTCTGCCTGATGCCGACTGTTGCTCCGCTTGATATCGACGGCCACGTTCTGGCCGTCGAATTTTTAGGTGATACCCCTTTCTTCGCCAGCGCCGCCGGCGCAGTCCACCGCCTCGAAGGCGGCGAGAAGGTTACCGAAGCCCATCACGGAATGCTGACCTGCATCCGCGATCCCTATAGCGAGAGCCTGATTTCGGGCGGTGAGGACGGCAAGGTCTTGCGGATCGCAGCCGATGGCAGCACAACGGTACTGGCCGAAGCGCCGCGCAAATGGATCGGCCAGCTTGCAGCCGGCCCGCAGGGCGCCGTCGCCTATTCCTACGGCAAGAGCACCTTCGTGCGGCTCTCCGACGGGGCGACGAAAGAGTTTCCGGAAGAACGTACCGTCGAAGGCATCGCCTTCGCTCCCAAGGGCCTGCGCATCGCGGTTGCCCGCTATAACGGCGTATCCCTGCACTGGGTCGGCATGAGCGCCCAACCGGTCAATCTGGAATGGAAGGGCGCCCACACCAGCGTCACCTTCTCGCCGGATGGTCAGTTCATCGTCACGACCATGCAGGAAAATGCGCTGCACGGCTGGAAGCTGGATACAAAGCCCGGCGCCGAAGCGCGCCATATGCGCATGACCGGCTATCCCGCCAAAGTGAAGTCGCTCTCCTGGTCCAACAAGGGCAAGTGGCTTGCCTCGTCGGGCGCACCGGCGGCGATCGTCTGGCCCTTCCAGGGCAAGGATGGCCCGATGGGCAAGGCACCGCTGGAGCTCGGCACGCGCGCCAACATCATGGCAACCTCCGTAAAATTCCATCCCGCCGAGGATATCCTCGCCATCGGCTTCATCGATGGTATGATCCTAGCGGTTCGCATCGGCGACGCCAAGGAAGCGCTCTTGCGCCGGCCCGGCAAGGGTGCGATCACAGCGATGAGCTGGAGCAAGTCCGGCAAGCTGCTCGCCTTCGCCTCCGAAGCCGGCGACTGCGGTGTCGTGGACATCTCCGGTTAAAGCAATTCCAGGAAAAGTGCACAGCTGTTTTCCGTCCGGAATTGCGTGAAAACAATGAGATGCAGAGAGACAGGATTATGCCTCAGTCAGGAACGGCAATCGCCGGAAATCCACCTGCCCCAGCCGAAAACGTCTGGGACGTGATCCGTTGCGAAGCCGCCGAACTGGCGGCGCGCGAGCCGACGCTTGCGCCGCTGCTGCAGGCGCAATTGCTTGCCGGAAACTCCGATGCCGAAAGCCTTACCAACGTACTGGCCGCCCGGCTCTGCGTTGTCAGGATCGAGCATGACGACATGCTGTCGCTGCTGTCGGACGTGTTGGCGCGATATCCAGTCCTCCTGCAGGCAACCGAAGCAGATCTCGTTGCCGTGCGAACCCGCGACCCCGCCTGCACTACCTACCTGCACGCGCTTCTCAATCTGAAGGGCTTCCACGCCCTGCAGACGCACCGCATCGCCCATGCGCTCTGGGCGGAAGGCCGCAAGGAAATTGCGAGCTGGCTCTCCAATCTCGTCTCGCTCGTCTTCGGCCCGGATATCCATCCGGCCGCGAAGATCGGCACCTCGATCATGCTCGATCATGGCTCCGGCATCGTCATCGGCGAGACTGCCGTCATCGAAGATGAGGTCTCCATCCTGCAAAACGTCACGCTCGGCGGCACCGGCAAGGAAAGCGGCGACCGTCATCCGAAGATCCGCCACGGCGTGATGATCGGCGCCGGCGCCAAAATCCTCGGCAATATCGAAGTCGGCGCCTTCAGCAAGGTTGCCGCCGGCAGCGTCGTGGTCAAACCCGTGCCGCCGCACTGCACCGTCGCAGGCGTCCCGGCTGTGGTCGTGCGCATCCATCGCGCCGACGAGATTCCAGCTGAGACGATGGATCAGAATATTTAATCCTCGAGAAACGGTGGCCACCTCGTCCTTCGAGGCATTTCTGCGCTTTGCACCGAAATGCACCCCAGGATGAGGTGGAGCGGGCCAACGATGCCCAAGGCCACAGCCCAACGGCAGAGACTAGCCCTCATGGTGAGGTGGCCCATTGGGCCGTCTCGAACCACGAGGGCGGGTGGAGGCCCACCCGTGACATAAGGTAGCATAGCGACTTTTCCCGACGGGCGCTCTCCGTTGGTTATTGGCCGTCACTACAGAATCAGCCCTTTGTCGCTCTATGCTCGACAAAAGCAGAAGCCCTTCACCGCGCCCTTCATGGAACTGTCATACTCCATTGATAGCTCGAAGGGGTTCTCTATGCCCGGCGTGGCGCAAATGCGCCGGAGCAATGCCCCCACTCGAAGAGGATATGACGATGACCAGTCTTTCACGTCGCGCCGCCCTTACAGCCGGCGGCGCGCTTGGCCTTATTTTGCTCTGTTCCGCCTCCGGTGCCGCTGACCTAAACCCGGCCCCGAATACCGCGACCCCCATCAAGCATCTTGTCGTGATCTTCCAGGAAAACGTCTCCTTCGACCATTATTTCGCGACCTACCCCAAAGCCGCGAATGTCGATGGCGAACCGGCATTCAAGGCGGCAGACAATACGCCGACCGATATCAACACGCTCGCTAATGCCGGTCTTCTCGACAACAATCCGAACAAGACCAACACGGCAAACGGCGCCGATGCCGCCGCTCCTTTCAGGCTCGACCGCACACAGGCGGCGACCCAGTCGCAGAACCACGGTTACACCGCCGAACAGGCCGCCTACAACAATTTCGCCATGGATCTTTTCCCAGCCAATACCGGCAAGGGCACCAAGGGTGCTGCCGGCGCCTTCGGCACGAAGGGACAGGTCATGGGCTATTACGACGGCAACACCGTCACGGCCTATTGGAACTATGCCCAGCACTATGCGATGAGCGACAATTCCTTCTCCACCAATTTCGGCCCCTCGACCCCCGGCGCGCTGAACCTGATCTCCGGCCAGACCAATGGCGCCATCCTGCCGCCCGGCTATACGCTGGAAAGCGACGGCACCTATTCCAAGGGCCGCATCGTGCCCGACGGCAATGGCGGCTGGACCGCGATCAGCGACTTCGATCCGACCGGCGACGTCTGCTCGGTCGGCCAGACCGCGCTGATGTATGGCAAAAATATCGGCGACATGCTGAATGAGCACAAGATCACCTGGGGCTTCTTCGAGGGCGGTTTCGATCTGACGGCGACCAACCCGGACGGCACGACAGGTTGCAAGCGCGCGACCACGTCGACCATCACCAAGGTCAACTACACCGACTACATTCCGCATCACCAGCCGTTCCAGTATTACGCCTCGACCGCCAACCCGACGCACGCCCGCCCCTCTTCCGTGGCGGCGATCGGCACGACGGATGCGGCAAACCACCAGTATGACATGACCGACTTCTATGCGGCGCTGAAGAACGGCAACATGCCCACAGTCAGCTTCCTGAAGGCACCTGCCTACCAGGATGGGCATGCCGGCTATTCCGACCCGCTCGACGAACAGGAATTCGTAACTGAGGTGGTCAACACCGTTCAGAATTCGCCGGATTGGAAGGACACCGCCGTCATTATCCTCTACGACGATTCCGACGGCTGGTATGACCATGCCCACGCTGTCGTCAATCCGTCGAAGCTCCCGGTCAAGGGCTACGACGTCCTGAACGGCGACAGCTGTTCCACCGGTACTGCCCTGCCTGGTGTCAACGGCCTGCCGGCGCAGGGACGTTGCGGTTATGGCACACGCCAGCCGCTGCTCGTCATCTCGCCCTATGCCAAGGTCAACTTCGTCGACCATACGCTGACCGACCAGACCTCCGTCATGCGTTTCATCGAAGACAACTGGATGGCCGGCGCCCGCCTCGGCGGCGGCTCCTTCGATGTGCTCTCGGGCTCGCTGAACACCATGTTCGACTGGTCCAAGGGTGATACGCCTAAGCTGATCCTCGATCCGAAGACAGGCAATCAGGCATCATAAGACTATAAGGGAGACGGAAATGCCCTTGATCAACCGCCGTCTCCTGCCGCTCATCGCACTCGCGGGCCTGTCACTTGCGGGTGCGGCTGTCGGCATGGCAAGCGAACCGGCCGCCAGTGCTTCGACAACTGATGGCTATGATGACCGGGTACCGCTGAGCGCGATGGCCCAGCTTGGCAAGAAGCTGTTCTTCGATCCATCGCTTTCAGGCGGCGGCCAGATATCCTGCGCCACCTGCCATGATCCGGCCAACCACTATGCGCCGGCCAATGGCCTCGCCGTCCAGCTCGGCGGTCTGCATCTCGACCAACCCGGCATTCGCGCGGTGCCGAGCCTCGCCTACAAAATGTCGACGCCTTCCTTCTCGATCGGAGAAGAGAGCGCTGCCGACGAAGCGGCGGAAGCCTCGCCGATGACCGAAGCATCGGGCGTGGCTCTCGCCAATGCCCCCGCCGCCGTCACCGGCCCGCTGACCGCCCAAGCGGTCGTCAAGGCCGAAGCGGCAGCCGCAGTAAACCTCGTGCCGCAGGGCGGCATGTTCTGGGATGGGCGGGTCGATTCGCTGGAGGAGCAAGCCCTGCAGCCAATGATCTCGCCTTTCGAAATGGCGAATGCCGATGCGGCCACCGTCTATGCCAAGCTAAAAGAGAGTTACGGCAAGGAGATTTCGGCGCTCTTCGGCGACAATATCCTCAGCGATCAGGACATGACGATCTCCGAGA
The Rhizobium sp. 11515TR DNA segment above includes these coding regions:
- a CDS encoding MarR family winged helix-turn-helix transcriptional regulator — translated: MGKKNKVGKKSKSGKKKDHQDYTLADLSPALTQAARSMRTVMTRSLTASGLYAGQDGVILALAANDGLPAGTLAQKLGVKAPTMTRTIGRMEAQGFVERRPDADDARLTKVYLTEAGRNSVSEIESSAASCDELATRGFSEKDIRSLVRLLKTIEHNLQAGDDDEDDDEF
- a CDS encoding creatininase family protein, giving the protein MAHPLPCFDDNDETLTLEERRKWIAVLPLGAYEQHGPHLPFETDALIAEGIVSRLKVALPANLPVTFLAVEPVGYSIEHMDVAGTRTLAFDEAVLRWLGIAEQMNNLGIRKFVMLNAHGGNSPLMTIVATEARVRFNMLAVATSWTRFGVPDGLIAPEDKAIDIHGGDIETSVMLALHPEKVDMSKAANFPSRQSEFIKGFKHLRAYGPHAFGWKMADLSSQGVAGNAAVATAEKGEWLIAHAVKGLIELLEDIDSFDMSTLS
- a CDS encoding CobW family GTP-binding protein — encoded protein: MTETATQKPVPVTVLTGYLGAGKTTLLNRILSENHGKKYAVIVNEFGEIGIDNDLIVESDEEIYEMNNGCVCCTVRGDLIRVVEGLMRRPGRFDGIIVETTGLADPVPVAQTFFMDDDVRAKTELDAVVALVDAKHLPLRLKDSREAEDQIAFADVVVINKSDLVSPEELAQIEDIVRAINPAARVYKTTRSGVELARVLNQGAFNLERALENDPHFLEHGHEDHVCGPDCDHHHHDHDHDHHHHHDHDHDHDHHHHGLSPIHDVTVQSVSLRGGEMNPERFFPWIQKVTQTQGPNILRLKGIIAFKDDPERYVVQGVHMIIEGDHQRPWKDGEKHESRLVFIGRELDREKLEASFKACEASA
- a CDS encoding WD40 repeat domain-containing protein, whose amino-acid sequence is MPTVAPLDIDGHVLAVEFLGDTPFFASAAGAVHRLEGGEKVTEAHHGMLTCIRDPYSESLISGGEDGKVLRIAADGSTTVLAEAPRKWIGQLAAGPQGAVAYSYGKSTFVRLSDGATKEFPEERTVEGIAFAPKGLRIAVARYNGVSLHWVGMSAQPVNLEWKGAHTSVTFSPDGQFIVTTMQENALHGWKLDTKPGAEARHMRMTGYPAKVKSLSWSNKGKWLASSGAPAAIVWPFQGKDGPMGKAPLELGTRANIMATSVKFHPAEDILAIGFIDGMILAVRIGDAKEALLRRPGKGAITAMSWSKSGKLLAFASEAGDCGVVDISG
- the cysE gene encoding serine O-acetyltransferase, encoding MPQSGTAIAGNPPAPAENVWDVIRCEAAELAAREPTLAPLLQAQLLAGNSDAESLTNVLAARLCVVRIEHDDMLSLLSDVLARYPVLLQATEADLVAVRTRDPACTTYLHALLNLKGFHALQTHRIAHALWAEGRKEIASWLSNLVSLVFGPDIHPAAKIGTSIMLDHGSGIVIGETAVIEDEVSILQNVTLGGTGKESGDRHPKIRHGVMIGAGAKILGNIEVGAFSKVAAGSVVVKPVPPHCTVAGVPAVVVRIHRADEIPAETMDQNI
- a CDS encoding phospholipase C; amino-acid sequence: MTSLSRRAALTAGGALGLILLCSASGAADLNPAPNTATPIKHLVVIFQENVSFDHYFATYPKAANVDGEPAFKAADNTPTDINTLANAGLLDNNPNKTNTANGADAAAPFRLDRTQAATQSQNHGYTAEQAAYNNFAMDLFPANTGKGTKGAAGAFGTKGQVMGYYDGNTVTAYWNYAQHYAMSDNSFSTNFGPSTPGALNLISGQTNGAILPPGYTLESDGTYSKGRIVPDGNGGWTAISDFDPTGDVCSVGQTALMYGKNIGDMLNEHKITWGFFEGGFDLTATNPDGTTGCKRATTSTITKVNYTDYIPHHQPFQYYASTANPTHARPSSVAAIGTTDAANHQYDMTDFYAALKNGNMPTVSFLKAPAYQDGHAGYSDPLDEQEFVTEVVNTVQNSPDWKDTAVIILYDDSDGWYDHAHAVVNPSKLPVKGYDVLNGDSCSTGTALPGVNGLPAQGRCGYGTRQPLLVISPYAKVNFVDHTLTDQTSVMRFIEDNWMAGARLGGGSFDVLSGSLNTMFDWSKGDTPKLILDPKTGNQAS
- a CDS encoding cytochrome-c peroxidase, with the protein product MPLINRRLLPLIALAGLSLAGAAVGMASEPAASASTTDGYDDRVPLSAMAQLGKKLFFDPSLSGGGQISCATCHDPANHYAPANGLAVQLGGLHLDQPGIRAVPSLAYKMSTPSFSIGEESAADEAAEASPMTEASGVALANAPAAVTGPLTAQAVVKAEAAAAVNLVPQGGMFWDGRVDSLEEQALQPMISPFEMANADAATVYAKLKESYGKEISALFGDNILSDQDMTISEIGFALARYQIEENSFHPYTSKYDYYLRGKAMLTDAEARGLKLFDDANKGNCASCHLDKMTGDGQMPNFTDFEFEALGAPRNPAIPANADVHYYDTGICGPLRNDTYSAQQQNCGLFKTPTLRNVATRQVFFHNGVYRTLEDVTRFYVRRDTNPEEIYPKDASGKVLKYDDLPPQYQANIDVIDAPMNRKPGDAPALNDAEIADIVAFLKTLTDGYDPAKDGIKAAK